The Parcubacteria group bacterium genome contains a region encoding:
- a CDS encoding VIT1/CCC1 transporter family protein: MMELEDKIKGVIAGLFGSIIASFGVALGASLLTTNYWTVILSGLIVGLASSFANAFGPLVSSTRMHNSQMCSSDDLGQAFGSCFLTFIFVGMPLISYVLINDLSLARIISIITGLVLLFILGVHEAQLEHRSPLVFGFTMMMVGVVCAYVFYLLANLLK; this comes from the coding sequence ATGATGGAACTTGAAGATAAGATCAAAGGGGTAATTGCCGGGCTTTTTGGATCGATCATTGCCAGTTTTGGCGTTGCTTTGGGCGCATCTCTTTTGACAACGAATTATTGGACGGTGATACTCTCCGGCTTGATCGTCGGTTTGGCCAGTAGTTTTGCCAATGCTTTTGGGCCGTTGGTTTCCAGTACGCGTATGCATAATTCTCAAATGTGTTCCAGTGATGATCTGGGACAGGCCTTTGGATCATGTTTTCTTACATTTATCTTTGTCGGGATGCCTCTTATTTCTTATGTGTTGATCAATGATCTTTCACTTGCAAGGATCATCTCGATCATCACGGGACTGGTGCTTCTCTTTATTCTCGGTGTACATGAGGCGCAACTGGAGCATCGATCCCCGTTGGTCTTTGGTTTCACCATGATGATGGTTGGCGTTGTTTGCGCATATGTTTTTTACCTTTTGGCCAATCTGCTGAAATAA